The Nitrospinaceae bacterium genome window below encodes:
- a CDS encoding U32 family peptidase gives MIPELLAPAGSPEKLRYAFAYGADAVYAGIPKFSLRARENGFKDASLKEAIETTHKLGKKIYITANILPQNRKVDSFKKSLAFYAQARPDAFIMSDPGLIRFALKEFPQIPVHLSVQTNTMNWPSVEFWYDQGVRRVILSRELSLEEIREIHEKVPGMELEAFVHGSICIAYSGRCLLSNYFNHRDANQGTCTNSCRWEYNVHQEGENTSSCNSLEGNYFIEEAKRPGEMMPVDEDEHGTYIMNSKDLRAIEFLKELKDAGVMSFKMEGRSKSIYYLSLITKVYRTGLDDLSQNRSFNPGLLEEINKTANRGFTSAFLISNSNHATERFDSPQEDEQPQVFGGQVLGLRADGMMEVEVKNRMEVGEEVEYISPTNQYRFHINAMQDKKGNATSVAHGGNGKVWIQSEGPVEPYALLSLVKQPVADAVLNG, from the coding sequence ATGATCCCTGAACTTTTAGCGCCTGCGGGCAGTCCTGAAAAATTACGCTATGCATTTGCCTATGGAGCGGATGCGGTTTATGCGGGTATTCCTAAATTCTCTCTCAGGGCGCGTGAAAATGGTTTTAAAGATGCCTCCTTGAAAGAAGCGATCGAAACCACCCATAAACTGGGAAAAAAGATCTACATCACCGCCAATATTCTGCCCCAGAATCGAAAGGTTGATTCGTTCAAGAAATCCCTGGCCTTTTACGCCCAAGCCAGGCCGGATGCTTTTATCATGTCGGACCCCGGGTTGATTCGCTTCGCTCTTAAGGAATTTCCACAAATTCCAGTCCACCTTTCTGTGCAAACCAATACCATGAATTGGCCGTCGGTCGAGTTCTGGTATGACCAGGGGGTACGTCGTGTCATCCTTTCAAGAGAACTCTCGCTGGAGGAGATTCGGGAAATCCATGAAAAAGTTCCCGGCATGGAGCTTGAAGCGTTCGTGCACGGTTCGATCTGTATTGCCTATTCGGGCCGATGCCTGCTGTCGAATTATTTCAATCACCGCGACGCCAATCAAGGGACGTGCACTAACAGCTGCCGCTGGGAATACAATGTTCATCAGGAGGGAGAAAACACCTCGTCATGCAATTCACTGGAAGGAAATTATTTTATCGAAGAGGCCAAGCGGCCGGGGGAAATGATGCCGGTCGATGAAGACGAACACGGCACGTACATCATGAACTCCAAAGATCTTCGCGCCATTGAATTTTTAAAAGAGCTTAAAGATGCAGGGGTGATGTCCTTTAAAATGGAGGGACGGTCGAAATCCATTTATTATCTTTCGCTGATAACCAAGGTTTACCGGACGGGTCTCGACGATTTATCCCAAAACCGGTCCTTCAATCCCGGACTGCTGGAGGAAATCAACAAAACCGCCAACCGGGGGTTCACCTCGGCTTTTTTGATTTCCAATTCCAATCACGCGACCGAACGCTTCGATTCCCCGCAAGAGGATGAACAACCGCAGGTATTCGGCGGTCAGGTGCTGGGTTTGAGAGCAGATGGAATGATGGAGGTGGAAGTCAAAAACCGAATGGAAGTGGGGGAAGAGGTCGAGTACATTTCCCCAACGAATCAGTACCGCTTTCACATCAATGCGATGCAGGATAAGAAAGGAAACGCGACTTCGGTTGCTCACGGTGGAAACGGTAAGGTCTGGATTCAATCCGAGGGGCCGGTGGAGCCGTATGCCTTATTGAGTCTGGTGAAACAGCCGGTGGCTGACGCTGTTCTCAATGGGTGA